AAAAACACATTTCACAGTAGATTAACCCTCAATCAAAATGTCGTCGTATTCTCCAGCCGCCAGTGCTTCCTCGTCATATTCTATGCCCATAGCCTCAATTTTCTTGCGCTTCTTGAAGAGCGCCAACTCAGCGCGTGCGTGTTTCTTAGCCGTTTCAGCATTAAAGTTTCGCCACCCGTCAAACACTGGGTAATCGTTCACCTCCAGCAAACGGTCTAGCTTGTTGTGCAGCGACGCCATTGTCATAGGCGTGCCGCGCAGCGCGGACGCTTCCGCATAGAGCAGGAATTGCTCTGACAGCAAATGAAGCCGATACAGTTCATCATCATTGAGGTAATTCTTACCAACGACGACCTCGGACGCCTTTGGCTGTTTTCCGGCAAATGTTTGAACCCCCATGTTTTCGTCGCGATGGTCAGCCCGATCCAAGATGATCTTTGCCCCAGTTTGCCCTGTAACTGCGTGGTGGAACTTGTCCTGCAAGAGTGCATAAAAGGTTTTAACTTCTTGGGACGACGGCTCGTAATCAGACGCGCTAACCTTGAAGCACTCGCGTACCTTAGCGTAAATCTGCGTTTCTTCCGAGCGAAGCGCGCGTAGTTTTGCAGCAAGCGCATTTAGCTTTTCAGGCGACTCACGTAGGGCGCGATCATTGAGGACATAGCCCTCTTCGATGAACGCCTTGATGGTCTGTGTAGCCCACTGGCGAAAGCGTGTCGCCTTAGTGGAGTTCACGCGATACCCGACCGAGATAATGGCATCGAGGCTATGGACCGTTACAGGCTTCTTTGAGCCATCAATACCAACTTTCTTTGTATTGTTATTTTCATCAAGCTCACCATCTCGCCAAACGTTGCCCAGATGGTATGATATCGTTTGCTGTGTCGTCTCAAACAATTCTGCCATTTGGGCCTGTGTAGCCCAGATGCTTTCAGTTTCGGTATCAAGTCGAAAATCCACGGGGTCGGATTCACCCTGAATCGAGTATTGAACGACTTCGAAATTATCGCCGGATAGCACCTCTACAGGCGCTGCCTTGGTAACCTTCGGTGCGATAGCCGCAACCACCTCGTCAAAGGTTCCGCGAATAGGTTCTATAATGTCGGGCTTCTTAGCCATTAATCAGTTCCCTGTATGTCAGGCGCTTCGCGTCCATCCGGTCAATTGTCATGTTGATGAAGTTCATGGTGCCCGCTTTGGCGGTGTTGTGGCGGAATGAGAACTCATTCACGTAGCGGTGCAGGTGGTCTGTGCTCATGTAGTGATAAACGCCAATGTAGCCCCGCTTAAGCAGTGACCAGAAACTTTCAATGCCGTTTGTGTGGGCCATGTTGCGAACGTACTCGCCAGCAGAGTGACGTACTGTCTTATGGTCAAAGCCATGCTTGGGAAGGCTGCGATATGATTTGAATTCATCTGTGACGACCGTTGCACCCTCTGGGGCGTTGTCTTTGATGAAACCCACGAGCGTTGTGCCATCGGTACACTCGACAGGCATAGCGCGCACTTCGCCATGTTGGTCACGAATGCCTACAACTGCGGTTTTGCCAACCGCGCCACGGCCTGCACGCAACTTCTTGTCCGCGTGCTTGTTCTTCTCTTTGCCACCAACATAGGTTTCATCAACCTGAGTGTGATCGCCCATGTCGCCGTTACCTTTGCCGCTCATCCATGTCTCGCGGATGCGCTGAGCAAGGAACCATGCGGTTTTCTGAGTAACGCCCAATTCGCGGGCCATCTGAGTGCTAGGGATACCCTTGCGGGCGCTGGTGAGCATGTAGATGGCAAGCAGCCACTTGAGCAGGGGAAGGCGGCTCTCAGCCAGTACAGTGCCAGTACGAACGCTGAAATGCTTGCGACAGTCTTTGCAGCGATAAGGCATGGGCTTGTGATCTTTGCACTCGGCCACGCTGACCGAACCGCAGTGACCACAAACGGGCTCATCACCCCAACGGCGGGCTTCAAAGAACTTGCGGGCCGCTTCCTCATCAGGGAACTTGGCAAAGAATTCGAAAGTCGAAAGTGTCTCTGGCTGATCTTGCGGCATGGGCGTTGCTCCTTACAACACCCTTGTAACCTAACTAGCCAAAGTACGCAATAGATTTATGGCTAGTTAAGTATATAGGCCCCAAACATTTGATGATTTTGGGTATTCTGCTTCTTTGTGCGTGTGGTCGGAGCGTGCCAGATGAAGCACGTATCGTTGTGGCCGGAGACTCTATCATGGCCTGGAACCGCAGCGGCGGTGACTCGGTCGCAGATGGGTTGGAAAGGCGTCTCAGGGAGCCTGTGGGAGATGTCTCGCTGTCATTTGCACGGCTTATCGGGGGGGGAGGAGCTTTGAACATCCCCTCTCAGCTGAACGGCGTTGTGGCGGATTGGGTGGTGCTGAATGGCGGAGCCAATGACCTGAGCGGCAGCGGGTGTGGCTGTAGGGTTTGCGACAGCGTGCTTGACCGGCTGATCTCTGAGAGCGGGTCGAGGGGGGCAATTCCTGAGCTGGTTGCGGAGCTACGCCGCCGTGGATCCCGCGTGGTCTGGTTGGACTACTACACCGCTCCGCGATACGCCGGAACAAGCTGCGTTGTGCCATACCGGATATTGAAGGAGCGTCTGGATCGCATGGCGGCAGCAGATCAGGGGGTGATTGTTTTGGATTTGGATTCGGTGTTCCAATCCGATGATCTGTCCCTCTTTTCCAGGGATCGCGTCCACCCGTCCCGGCAAGGGTCAGGTCGCATTGCCGATTTTGTTGCACCTGTTCTTATTCGTTGACTGCAGTTATCTTTTTCGATGACTGCCTCTGCTCATATGTGAATTCCAAGCTTCGCGGGCACAACCGGGAGAGTGGGGTAGGAAAGCCAAGTACCGAATCATTCAGCACTGTCGCGCCGGACCGTTCAGAACGGACCGGCGTTCGTCATCAATCGCCAGCGCTCAGACCGGAGAGGAAGAAATCTTTGCCGAACTTGGGGTTGTTGGCCAGCCCTTCGACCATGTCCTCGTAGTATTGCCGTTTGATTGTACGGCTTTGGGCTTTCTCAAGTCCATGCCCGGTGAAGGAGGCGATGCGTGCGGTTTCATTGTCTTTCTTGACCCGCAGCGCGCGGGCGACCTTGTCCGGGTAGCGTTTC
The nucleotide sequence above comes from Phaeobacter inhibens DSM 16374. Encoded proteins:
- the rhuM gene encoding RhuM family protein, yielding MAKKPDIIEPIRGTFDEVVAAIAPKVTKAAPVEVLSGDNFEVVQYSIQGESDPVDFRLDTETESIWATQAQMAELFETTQQTISYHLGNVWRDGELDENNNTKKVGIDGSKKPVTVHSLDAIISVGYRVNSTKATRFRQWATQTIKAFIEEGYVLNDRALRESPEKLNALAAKLRALRSEETQIYAKVRECFKVSASDYEPSSQEVKTFYALLQDKFHHAVTGQTGAKIILDRADHRDENMGVQTFAGKQPKASEVVVGKNYLNDDELYRLHLLSEQFLLYAEASALRGTPMTMASLHNKLDRLLEVNDYPVFDGWRNFNAETAKKHARAELALFKKRKKIEAMGIEYDEEALAAGEYDDILIEG
- a CDS encoding IS1595 family transposase, which gives rise to MPQDQPETLSTFEFFAKFPDEEAARKFFEARRWGDEPVCGHCGSVSVAECKDHKPMPYRCKDCRKHFSVRTGTVLAESRLPLLKWLLAIYMLTSARKGIPSTQMARELGVTQKTAWFLAQRIRETWMSGKGNGDMGDHTQVDETYVGGKEKNKHADKKLRAGRGAVGKTAVVGIRDQHGEVRAMPVECTDGTTLVGFIKDNAPEGATVVTDEFKSYRSLPKHGFDHKTVRHSAGEYVRNMAHTNGIESFWSLLKRGYIGVYHYMSTDHLHRYVNEFSFRHNTAKAGTMNFINMTIDRMDAKRLTYRELING
- a CDS encoding SGNH/GDSL hydrolase family protein translates to MILGILLLCACGRSVPDEARIVVAGDSIMAWNRSGGDSVADGLERRLREPVGDVSLSFARLIGGGGALNIPSQLNGVVADWVVLNGGANDLSGSGCGCRVCDSVLDRLISESGSRGAIPELVAELRRRGSRVVWLDYYTAPRYAGTSCVVPYRILKERLDRMAAADQGVIVLDLDSVFQSDDLSLFSRDRVHPSRQGSGRIADFVAPVLIR